One genomic segment of Mangifera indica cultivar Alphonso chromosome 6, CATAS_Mindica_2.1, whole genome shotgun sequence includes these proteins:
- the LOC123218198 gene encoding 25.3 kDa vesicle transport protein has product MVKMTMIARVTDGLPLAEGLDDGRDLRDSEMYKQQVKALFKNLSKGQNEASKMSVETGPYVFHYIIEGRVCYLTMCDRAYPKKLAFQYLEDLKNEFERVNGAQIETAARPYAFIKFDTFIQKTKKLYQDTRTQRNIAKLNDELYEVHQIMTRNVQEVLGVGEKLDQVSEMSSRLTSESRIYAEKAKDLNRQALIRKWAPVAIVLGVVFILFWLKTKLW; this is encoded by the exons ATGGTGAAGATGACTATGATTGCACGTGTTACTGATGGGCTGCCATTGGCAGAGGGACTGGATGATGGGCGTGATTTAAGAGATTCTGAGATGTACAAGCAGCAAGTGAAGGCATTGTTTAAGAATCTTTCTAAAGGTCAGAATGAAGCTTCGAAGATGTCGGTTGAGACAGGACCTTATGTTTTTCA TTATATCATTGAAGGACGTGTTTGTTACTTGACAATGTGTGACCGGGCTTACCCCAAGAAGCTTGCCTTCCAGTATTTGGAAGACCTAAAGAATGAATTTGAGCGTGTTAATGGGGCACAGATTGAAACTGCAGCCAGACCTTATGCTTTCATTAAATTTG ATACATTCATacagaaaacaaagaaattgtACCAGGACACTCGTACTCAGCGGAATATTGCTAAGTTGAATGATGAACTTTATGAAGTACACCAGATAATGACTCGCAATGTGCAGGAAGTTCTTGGTGTTGGTGAAAAGTTAGATC AGGTTAGTGAAATGTCCAGTCGTTTAACCTCAGAGTCACGCATATATGCTGAAAAGGCAAAGGATTTGAATCGACAG GCATTGATTCGGAAATGGGCCCCTGTTGCCATTGTTCTAGGAGTGGTCTTCATTCTCTTTTGGCTTAAAACTAAACTGTGGTGA